From a single Bacteroidia bacterium genomic region:
- a CDS encoding glycosyl hydrolase 53 family protein, with product MKSHILFFFYLLPFAAFPQSFYFGNDLSYVNQMEDCGADFKENGISKDVYQIFADHGTNLVRVRLWVDPEWQNLLVQPAGVKPQYSDFEDVKETISRAKAAGMQVILDFHYSDFWADPGRQLIPARWIPVANNLPALKDSLYNYTVKVLSDLEKDGLMPEIVSVGNENNGGLLRHTTMDSNYVAGGSVGNDWSRDAQLYNTAIQAIRAVGDTASVDPKIAVHFSGINTKWFFQNLITLGVTDFDIMGFSYYYGWHGASISQVGTFVEDLVASFPGYEMIALETGYPWTAQNFDSMPNIITGADPMYSPLSPEKQLSYLVDLAREIMVSGGSGMIFWEPAWVSTPCRTPWGQGSSHDHVVFFDPINNNFIDNGGGKWTEPQFYQNLTTPTITFMVDMTGQDVSNGVYITGTFTGANWLIVPMSLHSGKIYKYSTQIPAGSSGAYYYLTTSSWTNYLDFRETVPTACAEWWNSDRGYVIPAHDTTFAVKWESCETFVAGIRDNLLARQISLYPNPASDKIYLSFSEGFVPTSLDITLSDIQGKTLKTWKKAGTVGSDHDLTLPVLSTGVYLLRIFDGENTAVWKVQL from the coding sequence ATGAAATCACATATCCTTTTCTTCTTTTACCTGCTTCCATTTGCAGCTTTTCCCCAAAGCTTCTACTTCGGCAACGACCTCTCCTATGTCAACCAAATGGAAGACTGCGGGGCGGACTTTAAGGAAAATGGCATCTCCAAAGACGTATATCAAATATTTGCCGATCACGGTACAAACCTGGTGCGAGTGCGGCTTTGGGTAGATCCTGAGTGGCAAAATTTGCTCGTACAGCCGGCAGGTGTAAAACCTCAGTACAGCGATTTTGAAGATGTAAAAGAGACCATTTCCCGGGCGAAAGCTGCGGGCATGCAGGTAATTCTCGATTTTCACTACTCTGACTTTTGGGCAGATCCGGGCCGCCAGCTTATTCCCGCCCGGTGGATACCGGTCGCCAATAACCTTCCGGCGCTGAAAGACTCTCTCTACAACTATACAGTAAAGGTGCTAAGCGATCTGGAGAAAGATGGTTTGATGCCAGAAATTGTAAGTGTAGGCAATGAAAACAACGGCGGCCTCCTGCGGCACACAACGATGGACAGCAACTATGTTGCCGGGGGAAGTGTCGGCAACGACTGGAGCCGCGATGCCCAGCTGTACAATACAGCGATCCAGGCCATTAGAGCCGTAGGCGATACAGCCTCTGTTGATCCCAAAATCGCCGTGCATTTTTCGGGGATCAACACCAAATGGTTTTTCCAGAACCTGATCACCCTGGGTGTTACAGATTTTGACATCATGGGTTTTTCCTATTACTATGGCTGGCACGGCGCGAGCATTTCACAGGTGGGAACCTTTGTAGAAGATCTTGTCGCAAGTTTCCCCGGATATGAAATGATCGCCCTCGAAACCGGTTATCCATGGACCGCACAGAATTTTGATTCGATGCCCAATATCATCACCGGGGCAGACCCGATGTATTCCCCCCTTTCGCCCGAAAAACAACTCTCCTACCTGGTAGATCTGGCGCGGGAGATCATGGTTTCGGGGGGTAGTGGTATGATTTTCTGGGAACCTGCATGGGTTTCGACCCCTTGCCGCACCCCATGGGGGCAGGGATCTTCCCACGACCATGTGGTATTTTTTGACCCCATCAACAACAACTTCATCGACAATGGCGGAGGAAAATGGACAGAACCTCAGTTCTACCAAAACCTCACGACGCCTACCATAACTTTTATGGTAGACATGACCGGGCAGGACGTGTCAAACGGCGTATATATTACGGGCACCTTTACCGGAGCCAACTGGCTGATTGTGCCGATGAGTCTGCATTCAGGGAAGATATACAAGTATTCGACCCAAATCCCGGCAGGAAGTTCGGGTGCATACTACTACCTCACAACCAGCAGCTGGACCAACTACCTCGACTTCAGGGAAACCGTTCCCACTGCCTGTGCAGAGTGGTGGAATAGCGACAGGGGATATGTGATACCCGCGCATGACACCACCTTTGCAGTTAAGTGGGAAAGTTGCGAGACGTTTGTCGCAGGGATCAGGGATAACCTGCTTGCCCGGCAGATTTCGCTTTACCCCAACCCCGCCAGTGATAAAATATATTTGTCATTCAGTGAGGGCTTTGTCCCGACATCCCTAGACATCACGCTCTCCGATATACAAGGTAAGACCTTAAAAACGTGGAAAAAGGCAGGGACAGTAGGGTCAGATCATGATCTGACCCTACCCGTTCTATCCACCGGGGTATATCTGTTGAGGATTTTTGACGGGGAAAATACCGCGGTGTGGAAGGTACAGCTTTAG